A window from Culex pipiens pallens isolate TS chromosome 3, TS_CPP_V2, whole genome shotgun sequence encodes these proteins:
- the LOC128093473 gene encoding uncharacterized protein LOC128093473, translating to GGGGGGGGGGGGGGGGGGGGWGGGWGGGGGGGGGGGGGGGGWGGGGGGGGGGGGGGGGGGGGGGGGGGGGGGGGGGGGGAGRGGGGWGGGGGGGGGGGGGGGGGGGGGGGGWGGGGGGGGGGGGGGGWGGGGGGGGWGGGGGGGGGGMGAGGGGRGGAGGGGGGGGGGGGGGGGGGGAGGGGGG from the coding sequence gggggggggggggggggggggggggggggggggggggggggtggggggggggggggggggtgggggggggggtgggggggggggggggggggggggggtgggggggggggggggggtggggggtggggggggggggggggggggggggggggggggggtgggggcgggggtgggggtgggggggggggggggggggggggggggggggggggcgggggcgggggggggggggggggggcggggcggggggggggggggtgggggggggggggggggggggggggggggggggggggggggggggggggggggggggggggggggggggggggttgggggggggggggggggggggggggggggggggggggggggggggggtggggggggggggggggggggggggggtggggggggggggggggggggggggggggggggatgggggcgggggggggggggcgggggggggcgggggggggggggggggggggggggggggggggggggggggggggggggggggggggtgcggggggggggggggggggg
- the LOC128093472 gene encoding uncharacterized protein LOC128093472 produces WGGGGGGGGGGVGGGGGGGGGGGGGGGGWGGGGGGGGGGGGGGGGGGWVVGWGGGGWGGGGGGGGGGVGGGGGGGGGGGGGGGGGVGGGGGGGGGGGGGGWGGGGGGGVGGGWGGGGGGWGVGVGGGGGAGWGGWGGGGGVGGGGGGGGVGGVGGGGGGVGGGGGGGGGGGGGGGGGGGGWGGGGGGGGGGGGG; encoded by the exons tggggggggggtgggggtggggggggtggtggggtggggggggggggtggtgggggggggggggggggggggggggggggggggtggggggggggggggggggggggggggggggggggggggggggggggggggggggggtgggtggtggggtggggggggggggggtgggggggggggggggggggggggggtgggggggtgggggggggggggggtggggggggggggggtggggggggggggggtgggggggtggggggggggg gggggggtggcggggggggggggggcggggggtgggggggtggggggggggggggggtggggggggggtggggtgggggggggggggggtggggggtgggggtgggggggggggggggggccgggtggggggggtggggggggggggggggggtggggggggggggtgggggggggggggtggggggggtggggggtgggggggggggggtgggggggggggggggtggggggggggggggggggggggggggggggggggggggtggggggtggggtggggggggggggggtggggggggggggggggggggg